The following nucleotide sequence is from Scleropages formosus chromosome 4, fSclFor1.1, whole genome shotgun sequence.
CCAGCATCACAGATAAAGcatcaaaaacaaacaatttgcTGGGATCAGATGGCCGGCCAGCCTTTAACCCCACGTGCACCTCCGTGTCCTCCTGGCCTTGCCTGTAAACCAAGCCAGCTGTGATGATAGGAAGCCCACTACCGTTCCCGGGGGTGGCGGGCCGCACTAGTGGCTGCAGGCTAAACTTGCCCCCTGACTCACCTTCAGCCTGAGCTTTGATCACTGTCCTCCTTGTCACCAGAGAGATTAGTGGCTACCATTGCTGCATCTTACACGTTGCTCTTCTATGTCGGCAGCTCACAACCACATTGGATTGCACAGCAATCAGTGGAAAATGCATCTGATATAACAATATCAtgatgaaggatttttttttctgttgtcttgTCAGGATAACAACACTTTTCAGTCTGTCACACGTAAAGCTGTaacaacatttattattattattattattattattattaggctgATGCCTTTATGCAACGCGAcagttacttatccatttatacagcaaggtattgaagtattgcattatttttatttgagacaatgttaaggtatttcaagaaatgtcagttttacTCAGAGGTTCTGCTCCATTTTTTTTACTCCGCTGAAGCTCTTTTCCAATGACTGCGTCTGGTAAATCTATTGTTCACATCTCACGTTTGACGTCACATTACCACAGCGCTCATTTGTGACCAGGAGATCAGCTCAGCCCGTTCGCTCCTCATCTACCAGGAAAAATTGAGATACTTAGTGCTAATACTTGAGATGTTAACGCTTCTTCGTTTTTGGACTTCCGATTTTCTCTGGCATCGTGAACACGTCTCGTTCCAGAGCAGGTTCTGCATGCGAGGCGCTGGGGAAGGCAGCAGGACACCGAGGTTATGACCTGCAGACTCAGAGTTCACAGATGAGCCACACCTGTCCCACCGCTTTGCTCCTCCCTGAAAACTGCCAACCAGactaaaattttaaaagctttcgACTTTTTAATAGCCAAAAAGTGACCCACCACTTTCATGAAGTCAGAAAAAAGTCTTTATTTGCTTGACACTAATTTTGCTGAAAGACATTGTTATGATAATGCTGTTTTTGTCTAACAGATGCAATATTTCCACGGATCTTTGGCATCTCATAGGTCACAAGCATTGTCCTAGTTAACAAAATCCATATGACTGAAACATCGTCTGGCACCATGCTACTCCCTCTCCTTTTTGATATATTCAAATTTTtctgttaacacacacacattttctgaaccgcttgtcccatacggggtcgcggggaaccggagcctacccggcaacacagggcgtaaggccggagggggaggggatatacccaggacgggacgccagtccgtcgcaaggcaccccaagcaggactcgaaccccagacccactggagagcaggaccgcggtccaacccactgcgccaccgcaccccctctttctgttaacatttttatcttattttatatttctttttgagaaattttactgaaatagaTCGAACCAtcaatccattttcattaaacacttgtcctgatcagggtcaagGTATTAATTGGATTTAAGGTGTCCTATTCTGGACTTCGTCTTTACTTTTCATATGATGTTCCATCCAACTGTGTCCACACTGTGGAAGAAACTTctaaaaatgaaactgaaaaactgttttttaatttgtgctcaACAGACACATCTGTCAATGGTTCAAATGGGAGCAGATACAGAGAGcccttatacacacacaccttctgaaccgcttgtcccatacggggtcacggggaaccggagcctacctggcaacacagggcaaaaggctggagggggaagaggtcatacccaggatgggatgccagtccgccgcaaggcaacccaagcagggctcaaactccagacccacccgagagcaggacccattccaacccactgcgccaccgtacccccagAGCCCTTATATAGATAGGCTCATTAGTTTTAAAGACTATGCCATGTGCGGGGTTTCCCACACATTCCCATGTAAACGTAGAGCtttggcatttttttcagaatgatgTCTCATCTGTACGAGGCCACAGTTTCAATTAAGCCGTTTCCATCACACATACTTCATCAAAGTAGCTCAACATGGTAATACTCTAATATGTCACTATTCCAAATTGTGCAAAAGCTTACTGACAGTCTGGCCTCCTCAGCATCCTACCATGCATCCTGttcttcagggataggctccaaaccactgGGACCCTGCAGTGAACAATCTGTTGCTGATGATGGGTGAagggatttttacattttatataaatactACTGATTAGTTTCACAAATATGCTTCTACCTATATGGTTTCATggataaattaatattacaaaTCAGTTTATTTGCAAAATCTGATGATGTCTGGTTAGATGCTGGGAGTTGGGCTGCACACTCTGCAGGAAATGGTACAGAGGAGGAGTGTAAAGGACCTCCTGTCCACTGTGGACAATGAGTGTCCCCCTCTGCACGACCCCCTGGAtgaaggagagacagagaggagttCCTTCCACAGTCAGGTGGTCGAAAGCCTGGAGCTTCTGTAACGAGTGTAGCTGTCCAGGTGGTTTGCACCTTTTATTGTCCAAATGGTACTGAGCTCTCTCTATTATTTGCACACTTTTTAGTTGCACTCTTTTAGTAGTCCAAAGGCGACATTTATTTATGCCAGCATCTTCAGTCACTACTTTATTACTGGTGTGCAGTAGCCTTATGCAATTTCCATCAGGTCTAATAGTTCTCTTTATAATGACTGTAATTTAGGCATGTGTAACATGCATATCCATGTAAAACAGTAGATTATTCTTTTTGTAAGAACCAATCTcaatttaaatcttttttactCTGTCACATGTCTTTGTGATATGACTACATGTTTTATGttccacttaatttttttttcctgcagcctCATGTTGAAAATCAATAATATTTGTCCAAAATGAAGTCCATAAGCAATGTGTAAGAGTTTGGATTTTCATTAATGGGATTGTAATATTTCTGTCTTTagaagttcaagtttattggtAGCTGCAGATGATACAATTGCTCCATTGACCAGTTCATGGAAAAGTGAAGAATTCACTCACAAAACTCCCATACTGGAATAATTTTTACTCAGTATGtagaaaaatactgcatttacatgtataccCAATACAGAACTGACactttaaacagaaacaaagtcactgctattaagaaaaaaaacgtaTTAAAGgcacattaatattttgctACAAAATGTACTTAAGATTTTACTAAAACAATATTTCTAAAAAGTTAATCTAAAGCATTTTGTTTACTCTAGTTAAGTCtttataattattcatgtattttcGTATTAAACATGGTGCAATGTATTTTGCTCTTTCTCAGTCTTTGCAGCGCAGGGACACAAAGGCACTGTTTTCGATACATGATCCACAGACTGCAGGATGTTGTAAAAGGAATATAAGCAGCATTCAGGTTAAAGGTGTGTTTACACTGTTCCAGTAGTGACAGCATCCCACTGCATGGTCACAGGATGCCAGTGACCTGTCCCCTTCTGTGCTTCCTGTCTGTGTCCAAGGTGATTATCCTTGTCTCTTGGAGTCCTTGGCTTTCTTCCTGTAGCAGCTCATTCAGTGCCATGTTTCCAAAACATGGagcacaccccacccccaagtAACCATATTGGCTCCGCAATCCAAAATTTCAGGCCCGACAGCCTAAGCCTCTTTTGTCTTTGGgtcatcttcttcctcatcatcctcagAGCTTGAGTCATCGTTATAGAAGTGGAGTGTGGCCTGGACAGGGAAGCTAGCCAGAACCTCCTTTCCTAAGTGGGACAAGTACTGCTGTGCCTTGGATCTGGGCAAACAcagcctacacacacacacacacacacacacacacacacacacacacacacacacacacacacacacacacacacacacacacacacacacacacaccattcttAGCAGAGACTCCAAAAACTACCAGTCATATAGCctctataaaaacagcagcatttttcacTCAAAACCAACTACAGCTGTAAAACCAAATAGCAAAAAACTTAACTAACAGCAACTGTATTACAAATAACAGACAatgacatttgcaaaaaaactaattaaatttaCAGAAATCAGTTATAATAAAAATTCTCTACATAAAAACTTAAGTTAATATGGCCATTGAGCAGCACATGTGTAACTGTGGCAGACAAACCTGACAGGGTGCTGGAAACCCAAGGTGCCTCTGGGTGTCTGTCTGTCAGAGGATGTTGTCATTCCAGAGTGACACTAGGACATGGTCAGAAttgaaatgtgaataaatttcACCTTCCattcaaatacaaaaacaaacagtacatttattcatttagctaatgcttttctccaaagtgacttataatgttaatccacctataattatttacgcatttatacaagtgggtcattttttactggagcaatttaggataaatacattgctcaagggtactactgccgagtgggatttgaacctgcaacatttggatccaaaagtcataactctaaccactgtctcataatttaaaaaaaaatatacatatattacacatattttataaatattttatttataccaacagtataaataaaatgtataaggGTACATTACTTTGTCTGAGGCTGCAGCTTCTccatgtgtcagtgtgtgtttcctctggatgctctggtttcctcccacagtccaaagacatgctgttcagcttcccccatagtgtgcgagtgacagagagagtgttccactgatgtatggatgagtgacccattttagtgtatctagcagtgtaagttaccttggtgaataagcgtgtgggctgataacactgcgtagcatccactggaagtcgctttggagaaaagcttctgctaaataaatacaaatgtaaaaatgctgagGAGCTCTGCCTCTGGTTTCACAATGAACATGCCCCTTATTGCCGTTGTCCAGTCTTGTTTCAGACActtacaaacaataaaattaatttccgCGTTTATTTCACCTTTCCTGGGCCCCTCATGTCTTCTCCGCTCGTCAGGGTCCAGGGTCTCCAGATGCCAGGGAGGCTGCGCGTAAAGGATAGACGGATGAGAACGCACCACACAACTGCTATGCTTTAAAGTTTATTTAGGAACTTTAATCTCACCGGGTGGTCTCCCCGGTGTCCACGTGGGCTCCCACGCCCCGCCGCGGACGCGCTCGCACGCTGTGAACGGAGGCTCCGCGCCGCGTGTCCGTACCGTGAGGGATCATCGTTGGGTCCCGGGTGTCACACTGGCCTCCTGGCAGCGCGGGGCTCAGTGAAGAGGTGTGGGCGGACAAGGGCTCTTTATGAAGGGCTCCTCATCTGATGGCCGGCGCGGGTCAACAGGAGGGCTCGCTGAATGAGTGagtggctggggggtggggccGGTACGCTGCCATTTATCTTGAGCAGTCAAGTGCCTGTCGTGGTTTTGCGGCCCGTCCTGCACCGACAAGTCAAACAGCCTTGAAGTTAATGAGCACGGAGGTAACTCTGCGGCgtaaaactaaacattttaactgcattttctgaaatttgacATCAAGAGACATGGTCACGAAGAACATGCAGAAGGAAGGTGGGTTAACTATTCAAAACAGGACAATGCACTAGTCGTGTGCTAATGGAAAGCCTCGTCAAAAGCTAGTATGTTACTGCTGTACAACATAGCTACGTTTACGCTATAATATTAACTTCCTGTCCATCACGCGGCTGAACCCGGTATTGGTGACGTGCGTGTTCTTGCGTATGTACGTGCGTACGTGAGTGCGTGCGTGTTGCGTCAGGGACGAGCCCCGGGATGGGAGGGGCATTCCACCCCGAGACCAGGAAGTGAGTGCTGACCATGTTGACCCAGCTCGGCGGGCGCTCGAGCTTTCCGGTAGCCTGCTCCATGTGATTAAAAACATGCTAATAACGCTGTGCTACGTCTACTTGTGGGTACGCTTCCAGAAGTGTTACACGCTGGTGATTCGCAGCGCCGTGCGGAGGCTCTGCGGCAGCCGGGTCGGCTTCGCGTTTTGCACAGTGAAGCCGGGGGCGCCTCACGGGGGACATGATACACCCGTCCACAGGCTGAACAGCGCCAGGCGACCCATCTCCGAGCAGCCAGAAGACACAGTGCTCCTGAAACGGGGGAACAAAGTGGTGTACGTAACGGAGCCGCAGGTGATTACTCTGATTGGTCAAGCGCCGCGCGCTGCTCCCTATTGTCAGTTGATTGGCCAGGAACTGCGCGCCGGTCTCTGGCTGGGCTCTGGTGATTGGTCAGGTTGAACTGTCTTGCAGTGGAGGTGTCTGTAGGATTCTGGGCCTTGTGATCGAGACTGAGACCACGTTTGGCTTAATTAGTACCACTGATATGCACCCCTTATTATTGTTAACATACACTAGTTACACTAACACATCAGCTATTACCTTTAACACATGCTGTTACATTCCCATACAtgagcaggtagtgtagtggctggCTGAAACTACTGTCTTGACCTTGAAGGACCAAAGTTCAAATTCTACCTGCTGCTGTtaagtacccttgaccaaggtacctTAGCTGAGTTTTTCTACTAAATATGATctagctgtataagtgggtaaatctttgtgagtcactttggtcaaagtgtgagctaaatcaATAAACCAATATCCAACGATTTCCATCGACTTGCACCAGTTATTGCCACTGCATTACGAATTGCTGCCATTGACATTTGTGTTATTACGTTGACATATGGCAGTTAAtatcactgacacacaccagGGATAACCAGAAACTTGCAGCTGCTGTGTATCCTGGCAACTGCTGGTGTCAGTGGTCCTTCAGCCAGGGATCCATCGTGCCTTCCTTAAAAAAAGTAGTGTGGAGGAGACATTGTGTTCTTGAGTAGTGGTGTGCAGTGTCAATTAATggtattgttttacttttcaggCTTGTGACTTCAGCAAGTGGACTGTGCCATTGGGCTCCTCTCTGCTGGCGACTCCAAAGACTGAAAACAGCGAAAATATTGCTTTCCTCATAGAGGCAACTTCAGAGCAAGGAGTTGCCATAAAGCATTATACCTCATCAAACAATAAAGTATGCACTCTACttgctgtttttccacataaagccagtattgttatatttatttatctgcttagatgacactttcatccaaagcgacgtatggtaatttaccaatttatacaggtgggtatttTTGTTgatgcaattcagggtatgtatcTTGTCCTGCTGTACTATaacaggaacaggaagtggGGTATCATCCAGCAGCCTCCAGGCTACATGTCCATGTCTTATAGACCATGCTATTTGTtgccttatatatatataaatatatatatatatatatatatatatatatatatatatatattttaatgtactaGAGCATGGACAAGCTCAGTTTTTTAGGACGTGGCTCACCTAAAGGATGTTGGTTCAGGTCCGACAGTTGATGTTTCCTTCTGCAACTTTATCCTTTTTCAAGGCACTTAACAtgagttgcttcagagaaatgtGGAACTGTGTAAAGCGATTGTTACCTAAACATCAAGATGATATTACGGAGTAATACAAGCTTATGAAAGTAAAGCTGTTGCTCAAGGATTGACTGAGAAGTGCAGCAGTGTGAGCTGATCATGTTTGTAGATGTGTGTTACGGTCTGGATAGTGTCACACGCTGTCGCTAGTGTGCCTGAGAGATCCAGTAGAACGAGGTGCAGCATAGAGCCTCTACTGTCCCTCTTATCGGTCCAATGGAGGCTAGCTTCACGTTCCTTTGATCTCAGCTGGAATAGCGCTATCTAGCAGCTGTCCTCCTACCTCTCTGTAAAGACTCCTGTGCAGCTGCTAATCTCTCCTTTCTGTTCTGTTGCTCTTCTGCGTTCGCTAGCTAAGATAAGGTGAGGTTCAGAGCCCTTTCTCTGCAGGCCGATGTGAGGAGAGGGCTGGTCGGTAGTCACTTGCTGTGGCctctgcttttgtttgcagAGCCAAGTCCTTAAAGTGAGCAGGGTTACACTGTCTCGTTCTTggagtgttttttcccccccccccccccttttgtccTTGGAGTGTGTGTAGCTGGTATGGCCAGCTAAATGCTGCCCTTGTTCTCTCAGAGACTTGAAAAGGAGAAAGCTTTTGGCCGCAGCCAGGCGGTCATGCTTGAGGAGGAAGTGCACCTGGCGGCGGACATGAGGGGCCCATCGCTCTGGATGCCTTTGAAAATCAGTGGCTGATCTTCATAGCCTGAAGGAGAGAGTGggctggagtggggggggtTCTTCCTAGACAGGAAGCAGGGGTTTTGCCTCTTGTCTCCACCCCCCATCATCCCATGCATCACCTAGAGAGTTGCTGTAAAAACAGACTGTCATCACTGTTGTGCTATTAACAGAAGTACAACATCACCTGACCCTTTGGATTGTGAACTAAGCATTTTAGTGCAAGAAGCACTTTTACTCaattacctgatgctttttttcccaaagtgacttacagtgtgaaggtatttataattatttacatagtTGGGTAATGTTACgagagcaattaagggtaagtttCTTGCTGAAGGATACTATAGCCataggtggggctcaaacctgcaacctttgggtctaaaggtaattgctctaaccactatactatcagCCCTCCTACAGAACACTTTTAGTTCTTTAGCTGGGTGTTTTCTCAACTTAACAGCATTCACTATTATTAAACTACTTGCAATGGCTTGCAtaaattatacagctgtgcgCTTTACTGGCGGAATTTGGTGTATGTACTTTattcaagggttctacagccagtagtggaatttgaaccttggTTTTTTGAGTCTAAAGATGACAGCTCCAAGCACTGTGTTACCTGTTGCTGCTATAACAGTGCTTGTATAAATTTCTTCTAATTCTTGGATGAAGTTGCATGATGTTTTTCACATATATGTAGATGATGTGTTGAGATACACTCATAAATAGTTAGAagtaatagattttttttttttttcttttcctgaatGTATACACAgtcatttgatttttattctCCTTTGTCAATGGACAAATACAGATACAGTGCTGTTTGGAAGTATGgtaaccccttgtgtcc
It contains:
- the ripply3 gene encoding protein ripply3; this translates as MIPHGTDTRRGASVHSVRARPRRGVGAHVDTGETTRLPGIWRPWTLTSGEDMRGPGKCHSGMTTSSDRQTPRGTLGFQHPVRLCLPRSKAQQYLSHLGKEVLASFPVQATLHFYNDDSSSEDDEEEDDPKTKEA